The following are encoded together in the Oncorhynchus masou masou isolate Uvic2021 chromosome 5, UVic_Omas_1.1, whole genome shotgun sequence genome:
- the LOC135540415 gene encoding deoxyribonuclease gamma-like, translating into MKVASFNVRRLGTSKVADKNVLKYLIKIVSRYSVFLILEVVDSTGQAMTTFLEELNDTRANKKHPYTMVKSTRLGRDTYKEQFVFLYREDHVNLSDSYQYKDNQLGDEDAFAREPYILRFTCLNTVLKDLVLIPVHTKPEDSVKELDELYDVVKVVKRKWKTDNIMILGDFNADGSYVTKKGMTNIRIRSDKKFHWVIGDDVDTTANTSNDHTYDRIVMYGDDMLAAMVPNSAKPFNYHKAFHLSKAMALSISDHYPVEVELTTAQTVPQKKKKQEKEIEEV; encoded by the exons ATGAAGGTGGCGTCCTTCAACGTCAGAAGATTGGGCACAAGCAAAGTGGCTGATAAGAACGTCCTGAAATATCTCATCAAG ATTGTGTCCCGCTACAGTGTCTTCTTGATCCTAGAAGTGGTTGATAGCACTGGCCAGGCCATGACAACGTTCCTTGAAGAGCTGAATGACACAAG GGCCAACAAGAAGCATCCTTACACCATGGTGAAGAGTACCAGACTGGGGCGCGACACCTACAAGGAACAGTTCGTCTTCCTCTACAG AGAGGACCATGTGAATCTGTCTGACAGCTATCAGTATAAGGACAACCAGCTGGGAGACGAGGACGCCTTTGCTAGAGAGCCCTACATCCTCCGCTTCACTTGTCTCAATACAG TGCTGAAAGACCTCGTGTTGATCCCGGTGCACACCAAGCCTGAAGACTCTGTGAAGGAATTGGATGAGCTGTACGACGTCGTCAAAGTAGTGAAGAGGAAGTGGAAGACTGAT AACATCATGATCCTGGGCGATTTCAATGCGGACGGAAGTTATGTCACCAAGAAAGGCATGACAAATATCCGTATCCGTAGTGACAAGAAGTTCCACTGGGTGATTGGAGATGATGTGGACACCACAGCCAACACAAGCAACGACCACACCTACGACAG GATTGTGATGTACGGGGATGACATGTTGGCGGCGATGGTCCCCAACTCAGCCAAGCCCTTCAACTACCACAAAGCCTTTCACTTATCTAAAGCTATG GCTTTGAGTATCAGTGACCACTACCCTGTAGAGGTGGAGCTGACGACGGCTCAAACTgtaccacagaagaagaagaaacaggAAAAAGAGATAGAGGAAGTGTAA
- the LOC135540410 gene encoding LOW QUALITY PROTEIN: DNA replication licensing factor mcm2-like (The sequence of the model RefSeq protein was modified relative to this genomic sequence to represent the inferred CDS: substituted 1 base at 1 genomic stop codon), which produces MADSSESSHMATSPSHGSRRGDLTSSPGRDLPPFEDESEGLLGDGPLPGEEEEGDGEELIGDAMERDYRAIPELDRYEEEGLDLDEELSELSPGARAAAEDAMRRRDREQGGRLRRGLLYDSEDEDERPARRRRLAERAADGSGVEGEDEEMIESIENLEDMKGHSVREWVVMAAPRLEIYHRFKNFLHTHVDENGHNVFKEKITDMCKENKESLVVNYEDLAAREHVLAYFLPEAPTEMLKIFDEAAKEVVLAMYPKYDRIAHEIHVRICNLPLVEELRSLRQLHLNQLIRTSGVVTCCTGVLPQLGMVKYNCNKCNFILGPFFQSQNQEVKPGSCPECQSFGPFDINMELTVYQNYQRITIQESPGKIAAGRLPRSKDAILLADLVDQCKPGDEITGIYNNNYDGSLNMANGFPVFATVIMANHIARRDNKVAVGLTDGDVKEAVXGRARPKDERIGERIFASIGPSIYGHEDIKRGLALALFGGEPKNPGGKHKVRGDLNVLLCGDPGTAKSQFLKYVEKVASRAVFTTGQGASAVGLTAYVQRHPVTREWTLEAGALVLADRGVCLIDEFDKMNDADRTSIHEAMEQQSISISKAGIVTSLQARCTIIAAANPIGGRYDPSLTFSENVDLTEPIVSRFDILCVVRDTVDPVQDEMLARFVVGSHIKHHPSNKEGGMAGLEEVVLPNTTDVPPIPQELLRKYIMYSKERVRPKLNQMDQDKVARIYSDLRKESMATGSIPITVRHIESMIRMAEAHARMHLRDYVVEDDVNMAIRVMLESFIDTQKFSVMRSMRKTFARYLAFRRDNNELLLFILKQLVSEQVAYQRNRYGAQQDTIEIPEKDLVDKARQISIHNLSAFYDSDTFRSNKFSHDTKKKLILQQF; this is translated from the exons ATGGCG GATTCATCTGAGTCATCTCACATGGCGACCAGCCCCAGCCATGGTTCCAGACGGGGAGACCTGACCTCCAGCCCGGGGAGAGACCTGCCCCCCTTCGAGGACGAGTCAGAGGGGCTCCTGGGTGATGGTCCTCtgccaggggaggaggaggagggagatggggaggaactGATTGGAGATGCGATGGAGAG GGACTACCGAGCCATCCCTGAGCTAGACAGGTATGAGGAGGAGGGTCTGGATCTTGACGAGGAGCTGTCGGAGCTGTCTCCTGGAGCCAGGGCTGCTGCTGAGGATGCTATGAGGAGGAGAGACCGGGAGCAGGGAGGCAGGCTGAGGAGAGGTCTACTTTATG AcagtgaggatgaggatgagCGCCCGGCCCGGAGGCGTCGCCTGGCTGAGCGGGCTGCAGATGGGTccggggtggagggagaggatgaggagatgaTTGAGAGCATTGAGAACCTGGAGGACATGAAG GGTCACTCAGTCAGGGAGTGGGTGGTCATGGCCGCTCCTCGTCTTGAGATATACCACCGTTTTAAGAACTTCCTGCACACCCACGTGGATGAGAACGGACACAACGTGTTCAAGGAGAAGATCACTGACATGTGTAAAG AGAACAAGGAGAGTCTGGTGGTGAACTACGAGGACCTAGCAGCCAGGGAGCATGTTCTGGCCTACTTCCTGCCGGAGGCGCCAACTGAGATGCTGAAGATATTTGACGAGGCAGCCAAGGAAGTAGTCCTGGCCATGTACCCCAAATACGACCGCATCGCTCACGAGATCCACGTCAGGATCTGCAACCTGCCCCTCGTCGAAGAGCTGAGATCCCTCAG ACAACTCCACCTGAACCAGTTGATCCGTACCAGTGGCGTGGTGACCTGCTGTACAGGTGTTCTCCCTCAGCTGGGAATGGTCAAATACAACTGTAACAAGTGTAACTTCATCCTGGGGCCCTTCTTCCAGTCCCAGAACCAGGAAGTGAAGCCAGGGTCTTGCCCTGAGTGTCAGTCCTTCGGCCCTTTTGACATCAATATGGAGTTG ACTGTGTACCAGAACTACCAGCGAATCACCATTCAGGAGAGCCCTGGGAAGATCGCCGCTGGCCGCCTCCCACGCTCCAAAGATGCCATCCTGTTGGCTGACCTGGTGGACCAATGCAAACCTGGAGACGAAATA ACGGGCATCTACAACAACAACTACGACGGCTCTCTGAACATGGCCAACGGCTTCCCAGTGTTCGCTACGGTCATCATGGCCAATCACATCGCTCGGAGAGACAACAAGGTGGCCGTGGGGCTCACTGACGGGGACGTCAAGGAGGCTGTCTAAGGACGAGC GAGGCCTAAGGACGAGCGCATCGGGGAGAGG atCTTTGCCAGTATCGGCCCCTCCATCTACGGCCACGAGGACATCAAGAGAGGCCTGGCTCTGGCTCTGTTTGGTGGAGAGCCCAAGAATCCAG GTGGGAAACACAAAGTTCGTGGGGACCTTAACGTGCTCCTGTGCGGTGACCCCGGTACGGCCAAGTCCCAGTTCTTGAAGTACGTTGAGAAGGTGGCCAGCAGAGCGGTGTTCACTACAGGCCAGGGAGCCTCCGCTGTGGGCCTGACCGCCTACGTACAGAGACACCCGGTCACCAGGGAGTGGACCCTGGAGGCTGGAGCCCTGGTGTTAGCAGACAGAGGAGTCTGTCTCATCGATGAGTTTGATAAG ATGAACGATGCAGACAGGACCAGTATCCATGAGGCCATGGAACAACAGAGCATCTCCATCTCCAAGGCTGGCATCGTCACCTCTCTCCAGGCACGCTGCACTATCATCGCTGCTGCCAACCCTATCGGTGGTCGCTACGACCCGTCTCTGACCTTCTCTGAGAACGTGGATCTGACCGAGCCCATCGTGTCTCGTTTTGACATCCTGTGTGTGGTCAGAGATACTGTGGACCCAGTGCAG GATGAGATGCTGGCTCGTTTCGTTGTGGGCAGCCACATCAAGCATCACCCCAGCAACAAGGAGGGTGGCATGGCTGGTTTGGAGGAGGTGGTTCTGCCCAACACCACAGACGTGCCTCCTATCCCCCAGGAGCTGCTGAGGAAATACATCATGTACTCCAAGGAAAGGGTCCGACCCAAACTCAACCAGATGGACCAGGATAAAGTGGCTCGCATCTACAGCGACCTGCGCAAAGAGTCCATG GCAACAGGCAGCATCCCAATCACGGTGCGCCACATCGAGTCTATGATCCGCATGGCGGAGGCCCACGCCAGGATGCACCTCCGAGACTACGTGGTGGAGGACGACGTCAACATGGCCATCAGAGTCATGCTGGAGAGCTTCATCGACACTCAGAAGTTCAGCGTCATGAGGAGCATGAGGAAG ACGTTTGCCCGTTACCTGGCGTTCAGACGAGACAACAATGAGCTGCTGCTGTTCATCCTGAAGCAGCTGGTGTCAGAGCAGGTGGCGTATCAGAGGAACCGGTACGGAGCACAGCAGGACACCATCGAGATCCCAGAGAAAGACCTGGTGGACAAG gccAGACAGATCAGCATCCACAACCTGTCGGCGTTCTATGACAGCGACACGTTCCGATCCAACAAGTTCTCTCACGACACGAAGAAGAAGCTGATCCTGCAGCAGTTTTAA
- the LOC135540412 gene encoding translation machinery-associated protein 7 — protein sequence MSGREGGKKKPLKAAKKATKEMDDDEMAFKQKQKEDQKALEALKTKAAGKGPLTGGGIKKSGKK from the exons ATGTCCGGAAGAGAAG GTGGTAAGAAGAAGCCTTTAAAAGCTGCCAAGAAAGCGACTAAGGAGATGGATGAT GATGAAATGGCCTTCAAACAAAAGCAGAAAGAAGACCAGAAAGCCTTGGAGGCGTTGAAGACGAAAGCAGCAGGAAAAGGACCTTTGA CTGGTGGCGGAATCAAGAAGTCTGGAAAGAAGTGA
- the LOC135540411 gene encoding mitochondrial potassium channel-like — protein sequence MRYRGKPLIPWCHGTSCLYRFHITGTVRGTVYSSRSYSTQQQKPPQPKDDRVDKPAVPIQEHAIATIQNLTDLGKQWGQKSMSTASNTVNYWWERYEEFVGLNEVRYAQSKVTEAEKAFMVARGMVREAHGSLEALQVRLKEVRDRLDRVSREEAHYLELATLEHKLLQEERRMRTAYENAEGAEREKFALFSAGVRESHEKERTRTERTKNWSVIGSVLGTFIGVMGSTYVNRVRLQELKTLLLEAQKGPVNLQEAIKVQASMHKTQQEELRDLIDKLRMTLQHRAAQAEKDVTKPVAGPVLVPEPIVVPPPPQPSPSASETVLKEILLYSQKAQVLIEGVQPQLGQLDQGVGKVESELKDVKNLIETYHREEKPPVVISQQDSQMFVCETESVMQGIDQTEKRLEAQINQTTMYNTVLASVALAVTVPALYIFFRGV from the exons ATGAGGTACAGAGGGAAACCGCTCATACCATGGTGCCATGGAACATCCTGTCTCTACCGTTTCCACATCACTGGCACGGTCAGAGGGACTGTGTATTCCAGCAGGAGCTACAGCACACAACAACAGAAACCACCACAGCCAAAAGATGACCGAGTAGATAAACCTGCTGTGCCGATTCAGGAGCATGCCATAGCTACAATACAGAATCTGACTGACTTGGGGAAGCAGTGGGGGCAGAAGTCTATGAGCACTGCCTCAAACACAGTTAACTACTGGTGGGAGAGGTACGAGGAGTTTGTAGGCCTGAATGAAGTCAGATATGCCCAGTCTAAAGTTACAGAG GCAGAAAAGGCCTTCATGGTGGCCAGAGGGATGGTGCGTGAGGCCCATGGCAGCCTGGAGGCCCTACAGGTCCGGCTGAAGGAGGTGAGAGATCGACTGGATCGGGTCTCACGAGAGGAGGCCCACTACCTGGAGCTGGCCACGCTGGAGCACAAGTTGCTGCAG GAGGAACGTCGCATGCGAACAGCCTACGAAAATGCAGAGGGGGCTGAAAGGGAGAAGTTTGCCTTATTCTCAGCGGGGGTACGTGAGAGCCACGAGAAAGAACGGACGCGGACGGAGCGCACCAAGAACTGGTCCGTGATAGGCTCTGTACTCGGTACCTTCATAGGGGTCATGGGTTCTACCTATGTCAACAGGGTACGCCTACAGGAGCTGAAGACTTTACTACTAGAGGCCCAAAAAGGACCAGTCAACCTACAGGAAGCTATCAAAGTCCAGGCCAGTATGCATAAGACTCAACAAGAGGAACTGAGAGACCTTATAGACAAACTGAGGATGACACTACAGCATAGAGCAGCTCAGGCTGAGAAAGATGTGACGAAGCCAGTGGCAGGTCCTGTTCTGGTTCCGGAACCCATCGTGGTTCCACCTCCACCCCAACCCTCTCCAAGTGCCTCTGAGACAGTTCTAAAAGAGATATTGCTCTATAGCCAGAAGGCACAGGTTCTTATAGAAGGAGTCCAGCCCCAGCTTGGGCAGCTTGACCAGGGTGTTGGGAAGGTTGAATCGGAACTCAAGGACGTGAAGAATTTAATTGAGACGTATCATAGAGAGGAGAAGCCACCTGTCGTGATAAGTCAACAAGATTCACAGATGTTTGTATGTGAAACAGAGAGTGTTATGCAAGGAATTGACCAGACGGAGAAAAGACTTGAGGCTCAGATAAACCAGACTACCATGTACAACACTGTTCTGGCTTCCGTTGCGCTTGCTGTCACTGTACCTGCGCTGTATATTTTCTTTAGAGGTGTCTGA